The sequence below is a genomic window from Paenibacillus silvisoli.
ACGCGGGATGAGTTGACCGCCATGTGGCAGGCCGTCCTGTCGACCGGTGCCGGCGGGTCTGTCGTGCAGCATTCGTCGAGCTTCTACCAGAAGGAGTGGCAGCACGACCACCCGAACGTGTTTAATTTGACGGAGCCGACATGTTGGCGGACGATGATGCCGGATGGCGGGGCAGCTCTTGGACGGCTTCAGCTTCAGGGACGATTGCTCGGCGGCTGCATTGATGTGATCAGACATTTGATCGGCACGCCCTATGGCGATGTGAAAGCTTTTAGAGAAGCCTATATCCCAGGGGAGCCGGTGCTTTGGTACCTCGAAAACTGCGAGCTGAACACGGCGGACGTGCGCAGGTCGCTCGTACAGATGAAGCTGGCCGGCTGGTTCGAGCATTGCTCCGGCATCCTGTTCGGGCGCAGTCCGGCGAACCGTCCGGTCGAGAATTACGCGATCGAGGACGTTTACGCCGATCTGGCGCAGGAGCTTGGCCTGCCGGTCATCTACGATATCGATTGCGGTCATGTGCCGCCGCAAATGACCCTCATTAATGGCGCTTATGCCGAGGTTGAGGTGGAGGCGGAAGCGGGCCGGGGGACGGTTAAGCAGCATTTTAGCTAGGAGGGAACGGTTGTGCAGGGCTATAATTGTCTGATGATTTACAGCCCGGAGATGGATCGGCTGCTTATGTGCACGCGGTTGAAGGACCCGTACAAAGGGCTGAGCAACCTCGTCGGCGGAAAGATCGAGCCGGGCGAAGCGGGCATCGACGCGGCGTATCGGGAGCTGGCGGAAGAGACGGGCATTACGGCCGATGATGTCGTGCTGAAGCATCTGATGGATTTTACCTACTACGTGCAGGATTGTTACGTCGAAGTGTACGCCGGGCGGTTGAAGCATGAGGTCGACATTGCGGGCGACGAGAACGAGCTGTACTGGTCCGATCTGGACCGCGATTTCTTCGACATGTCCCTCTATGCGGGCGAAGGAAATATCGGGCATATGATTGAACAGGTGAAAATGAGTAAAGAACTATTTCTATAACGAATACAGCTAGAAGGTGGTTTCTCACATGAGCAAAAGATATCGGATAACAAGAGAGTTTCAGACGAGGGATGAGGCGGAGAAGCCGATCACGCTGGAGGCGTGCAAGGCGTACTTCGCGTCCAAGCCGGATTTTGAATATACAACGGTGTATACGGTGAAAGGGGAGACCACGGTTTCGATTCCGGGTGACTTCTTTCTATGGCACATTGGTGCCGTGACGATTCCGTTTCGCCATTACCAAGGCGATATTTACGTATCGGGCAGCAACGATGCGGTCATCCCGAAGCTGATGGAGGTCGCGAGCGAGCTGGAGGCCGATGTGTCGGAGGGGTAGAGCGCTGCTGCGGCGTTGCGGGCAGGGGCTTTCTGCGTTCCGCGCAGAGCGTGTCCGCGCAGAGCAAGGCCGCGTTCCGCGCAGTGCACGGCTAACGAATCCAATAGCGCTTATTTGCGCGAAAACGGCCGTTTCGATCGGCTAACGAACTCCAGAAGCGTTATTTGCACGAAAACGGGCCAAAATCGCCCGTTGGAGCTCAAATAACGCTTCTACGATTCGTTAGCTCGCGGAAACCGCGATTTTGGAGCAAATAACGCTTCTACGATTCGTTAGCCGAGTCGCATCGGGCCGGGGGCTTCGCACAGAAGCTGCCCTGGCCTCGCCGAACCGAAAAAAAACGCCATTTGCTTGGCCCACTGGGGGGAAGGCCAAACAAACAGGCGTTTTTTGCGTTATTTAAGCCGCAGCAGCTGCGATTACCATTCCCAAGGCATCTTCGTCGGCACGCCGATTCGCTCGGTGCGGAACAAATGCTTGACCTCTTTGGAAGCGATGTCGTACTCTTCCTGCGGAACGTGGATCGAGCCGCCGGCGCCGTACCAGTCGGTATGGTAAGCAAGCGCGATGTTCGTGCGGTTCTCTTGCGTGCGGTTCGGCGTGCCGCGGTGCCACATGCGGATGTCGCGGATGACGATCGAGCCGGCCGGCATGTACACTTTCTCGGAGTACATCCCTTTTGCGGCGCGCAGCATTTCGCCGTCAATCGACGTATGCTTCGTGCTCTCCGGATCGAGATGCGTACCGCCGGGCCATACTTCCAGCGGACCGTTGTCTTCGTGCACGTCGACAAGCGGAATGTTGAGCACGAGCGCGTAAGCCGGCAGCGCAACGCCCAGATCAGGGAAGAGCGGCGGCAGATCGGAGTGCACGTTCTGGTAGTCCGAACCCGGGCAAGCCGTATCCGATGCGAAATACGTGCATCGAACGCCTTCGCCGAGAATGCCTTTCAGAACCGGCATCGCGAACGGGTTAGCGACCATGTAGTCATTGGTGAACGGGCGCAGGAACGGAAGAAACATTTGCGCGCGGTTCGTGCCGGTGTTGTAGCCGTTCCGGTCGATGTACTCGTTGAAGATCGGAAGGAACGAATCCTTCAGCTCTTGTACCTGCTCGTCCGTCAGTACCTTTTCGAAAGCGATGTAGCCGTTTTTACGAATTTGCTCGACGGCGATCTCTATTTTTTCTTGCTCCAATACGCCGGTTGCGCGTTCTTGCTCGGTCAATGTCAAAAACATGAAGGGTCACTCCTTGTGTCCGGTTTAGTTGAGTTCAGTATACAGGGCAGGGTGCGGCTTGTATTGTATCTAAGGCGTTTAATTGTAAAATAGTCAGAAAAAAGTTGGCGGTGCCAAACGATTTATCTCACGAACGGGCGCTCCAGCTTGCAGCTTGCACACTTCGTACATTGTTTTTGCGACGCGAAGCAGATGCGGGCCGGTTCAGCGGCAGCTCCTTCTTTTCCTTGCTCGAATACTTCTGCGGGTTGCTCTTGCTCTGTTCTTGTCAAACACATGTGGTAGGTCACTCCTCGTGTACAAGTTATAACTGGATTATAAGCGGCACGCGGAGACCTGTATTGTATGCGAAGGCTTTCGATTGTAAAAAAATCAGAATGAATTTCTAGTCAACCTTAAAACGCCCTTTGCCAAGCCGAGAGTAGAATCGGCCGGTCAAAGGGCGTTTCGCTTAGCTGCGCCCGGTTAGCCCGGCGGCTTCAGCCAATAGTTCATACGACCGCAGCCGTGCGGCGTGATCGTAAATTTGCGACGTGACGATGAGCTCGTCGGCCATCGTTTCGCTGCGGATCTCCTGCAGGCGAGCGGCAATGGCAGCCTTGCTGCCCGCAATCGCGTACTTGAACTTGGACTGCAGCGCCTCCCGCTCATGCGGCAGCCACAGCTCATCCATGTCGTCGATCGGCGGCTTCAGCTTACCGGGATTGCCGCGGATCAAGCTAAGAAACTGCTGCTGCTGCGACGTCGCCAGATAGCGCGCTTCCTCGTCCGTGTCGGCGGCAACGATGTTGATGCCGATCATGACGTACGGCTTCGCGAGCGCTTCGGACGGACGGAAATTGCTGCGGTACAAGTGGATCGCCGGCATCAAATACTCCGGCGCAAAATGGCTCGCGAACGAGAACGGCAAGCCGAGCTCGCCCGCGAGCTTCGCGCTGAAGCCGCTCGAGCCGAGCAGCCAGATCGGCACGTTCAAGCCTTCGCCCGGCGTGGCGCGAACGGGACGCACCGCATCGGCCGGCGGCTGGAAGAACGCGCGCAGCTCGGCCAGCAGCTCGGGGAAATCCTGCCCGTGCGTCGCCAGGTCGCGCCGGAGCGCGCGGGCCGTCGTTTGATCGGAGCCAGGCGCCCGGCCGAGGCCGAGATCGATCCGGCCCGGATACATCGACTCGAGCGTGCCGAACTGCTCGGCGATGACGAGCGGCGCGTGGTTCGGCAGCATGATGCCGCCCGAACCGACGCGGATCGTCTTCGTGCCGCCGGCGACGTAGCCGATGACGACCGAAGTCGCGGAGCTCGCGATGCCCGCCATATTGTGATGCTCCGCCAGCCAATAGCGGTTATAACCCAGCCGCTCGGCATGCTGCGCCAGCTCCAGCGTGTTGCGGAAAGCGTCGCCCGGCGTTCCGCCCTCGATGACGGGGGCTAAATCCAGCACGGATAACGGAATGTCTATCGAATACGTCATCAGTTGACCTCCTAACAAATGCTAACGTTAGTTTTATTATGATGCACACAAATTATTTTAGCAAGTTACTAACTTTTAACAAGTAAACATTGATCAACGATACGGGGAGGGGTTTCGACGCCCCGTGTAGAATTATGGAGAACACATCCTTGCTAGCGCTCCATGTGACGGTTACTACGACAGTCTATATCCAAGCAACCAATTAACCGGGGGTGGCAGCGCTGAATGTCCTGAAACGATTGGCTTCGCTTTCGATTTTACCCAAGCTCGTCCTCACTTTCCTTGTGACGCTCACACCGCTTTACATCATCAGCTGGAAAATGAACGAGACCGGCTCCTCCCACATTCAGAAGGAAATTTCCGATTCCCTAGTCTCCCGTACCTCTCTCTATATGAACATTCTAGAATTCGACATCGACAGCGCCATCCGCCAGCTGCAGGAGCTCGTTAACGACGATGACCTGCTCAAGCTGACATCATCCTCGGAGGTCATGAGCGAAATCGAGAAAATGCAGTCGCAGCTGCGGCTGAAGAGCCGGCTCGACGCGCTCAAGAAATCGAGCAAATTCGTTGAGAATGCTATAGCGTTCATTCCCTCGATGAACCGAACCGTTTCCGCCAACACCAATATTATCGGTCCGTTCGACGAAGAGCAATTTTTCGCGCTGGCCAAATCGACGAACCGCTTCGAATCGCCCTTCCTGCTGTGGAAGGATCGGATCTTCATCAGCATTCCCTATCCGGACCCGGCCGTTTCAAGCCGGCAGAAACCCTTCTTCCTGCTGGCCATCGAAATTTCGCGCCGCGAGCTTGGCATGGTGCTGCAGGAATTTACGAACGAAGGCGGCCACACGGCGCTGGTCGGCAACAAGCAGCCTTTCATTATTGCGGGCGGCGCCGGCGCGGTGGATGAAGCGCTTATTCAAAATTTTCAGCAGTCGGAGGCAAACGGGGAGGCGGAGGAAGGGAAGCTTCAGACGGTCGAGTTCAAGGACGAATCGTATTTGGTCGTGTCGAATCACTCGACCCGGCTCGATATGTCCCTGCTCATGTACGTGCCGGAAAGCAAAGTGACGGCTTCGCTGCAGGTGTACCGCTTCTGGTTCTACGTGCTTTCGGGCGTATCCGTTCTCCTGGTTCTGCTCTTCTCCTACAGCATCTATCTCATTATTCACCAGCCGCTCAAACGGCTTGTCCGTTCCTTCCGCCGCATCGAGCAGGGGCACTTCAATCTGGAGGTGCACTATCCGCTGCAGGATGAGTTCGGTTATTTGTACGGGCAGTTTAACGGCATGGTGAAGCGGCTCGACGTGCTCGTCCATGAGGTGTACGAGCAGCGGTACTTGGCCCGGCTGGCGGAGCTGAGGCATCTACAGTCGCAGATTAATCCGCATTTCCTCTATAACAGCTACTTCATTCTCTATCGGATGGCCCAACAGCGGGATCACGACAATGTCATCTATTTCACGAAGCATTTGGGCGAATATTTTCAATACATTACGCGCGACGGCTCGGACGAGGTCCCGCTCGCGAGCGAAATCCACCATGCGCGCACTTACGCGGAGATCCAGTCGATCCGCTTCTCCGAGCGGATCATGGTGGAGTTCGAGGAGGTGCCGGATGAGCTGCGGGACTTCCCGGTGCCGCGCCTGATCGTGCAGCCGATTATCGAGAATGCGTATAACCACGGCTTGGAGAACAAGCGCAGAGGCGGGCTCATTACGGTCGTCTTCAGCCAAAAGCCTGGCGCAATCGAGATTTCGATCACCGACAACGGCGACAACATGGATGAGGAGAAGGTGCGCGAGCTTCAATCGGGCCTGCTGGACAAGGCGCAGCCGACGGAGCATACCGGGCTGCTGAACGTGCACCGGCGCATCATCATTAAGTACGGGGGCGGGGGCCTAACGCTTAGTCTCGGCGAGGAACGGGGCTTGAAGGTGACGATGACGATTCCGAGGGAGGCGCACGCACGACATGAACCGCTTGTTGATTGTGGATGACGAGAAATTTACGGTAGACGGCTTATATGAAATGATCGAGGATACCCCAGGCTTGGAGCTGGATATTTACCGCGCTTATTCGCCGGAGGAAGCGCTGGAGTGGCTGTCGCGGACGAAGATCGACATCGTGCTGAGCGACGTGCGGATGCCGGGCATGACCGGACTTGAGCTGCAGCAGCGAATAGTAGCGCAGTGGCCGCGCTGCAAAATCATTTTTCTCACCGGCATACACAACCTCGAAACGGCGCAGCTGGCGATCCGGACGGGCTCGATCGATTATATTCTCAAAACCGAAGGCGACGAGGCGATCATCCGCAGCATCCGCAAAGCGATCGACAGCTTGGCGGCCGAATCGGAGAGCCAGCAGTTCATGCTGCAGGCGAGGGAGCAGATGAGCCGGGCATTGCCGCTGCTGCACCGCGACTGGCTGATCGAGGTGCTGGAGCCCCATGCGGCGCACCCGCCCGTGACGGATGAAAAGCTGAGTGAGCTGAACATTCCGCTGCAAGCCGGCCTGCCCGTCATTCCGCTCATCGGGCGCGTCGACCGATGGGGAGACGAGGGCTACCATGATCGGGCTTTGCTGCTCTATGCCGTGCAAAATATCGCCTCCGAATATTACAGCTCTCTCGCGGTGTTTACGACCAGTCTGGATATGCATCATTTTGTCTGTCTGCTGCAGCCGGCTGGCGGCGCCGACCCGGAGCGGCTGCGCGACGCGGTCAGCTTCGCGCAGGGCACGATGGAATCGATTCAGCAGACCTGCGGCAAGCTGCTCAAGCTGCCGGTCTCGCTCATTTGCGCCGCTCAGCCGGCATCGTGGAAGCAGCTGCCGCGCGTCTACGAGGGCATGAAGAAGCGGCTGCTCGTCGGGCTTGGCTCCAAAGACCGGATGCTGCTTATTCAAGATGAGCGCGAGGAGAGCGGTCAGCCGCATGCCGCGCTGCCTCCGCTTCGTACGCTGACGGCCCAGCTGGAACGGCTGCTTGAGGATGGGGGCGAGGAGGAATTCGCGGAGGTCGTAAAGCATTACATCGCGCTTCCGAATCAATTCGCGGATTACGCGCTTGTTTATTATGCGATAGCCAATTTGCTGCTCAGCCAGCTTACGCAGCTTGGGGAAGAACATAGCGGTGAAGGCGGCCTCAAGGACGAAGCGGATGTCGACACGCTGATGAATCTGTCCGCCCATCAAACCCGCGAGTCCGCCCTGCGCTATTTGCTCAAGACCGCATCCTCCGTCTACGCGAGGCGCAAGTCGATGCAAAACGAACGGACGCACCAGATCATCGCGCGGCTGCAGCAGTATATCCGCAGCAACCTCGGCGGCGATTTGTCGCTGACGAGCCTGTCCGAGATCGTATATTTGAATCCCGCCTATCTGTCGGTGCTCTACAAGCAGCAGACCGGGACGAACCTTTCGGAATACATTGCCGAGCTGCGGCTGGAGAAGGCGATGGAGCTGCTGACGGCGACCCCGCTCAAAATCCACGAAATCGCCGACCGGGTCGGCTTCGAGACGTCGGGCTATTTTATCCGCTTCTTCAAGAAACGGATTCAGCTCACGCCTCAGGAGTACCGGGCCAGAGAATAGCCATTCGCAATTCCTAAACAAGAGATTACGAATCTATAGATTGTTCCATAGTGGTGGAAGCGTTGTCATTTTATACTGGGGAAGAAGGATGTTTGTAAAAATAAAAGGGAGGCTACAGAATGCGAACGCCATACAAATGGACAGCGGCTCTGCTCATGACTTTTATTTTGGCAACTGTAACCGCATGCGGCAACGGCGGAAACAACAACAACAACGCAAACACTTCCGATTCCACGGGGAATACGACCACGAATACGGATACGGCAACGAACAACGCGGCGGCGGATAACGGGAATGCGGCGACGAACGAGGAGGCTGCGCCTGCGGTGGACGGCAAGTACGATCCGGCGATCGACGTCACGAGCGTGCGAATCATCAACGATACCTACAAGTTCATGGAAGGCGAGTCCATCGAGAACAACATGTGGACGAAGCTGCTCTCGGAGAAGCTTGGCATTAACGTCAAATACGACTGGGTCGTCAGCGGCGATCAGCCGGGCGGCCAAGGCGAGCAGAAGATGAACGTTTCCATCGCATCCGGCGATTTGCCGGAGCTCATTCCGGTTAACGCCAAACAGCTGAAGCAGCTGCAGGAAGCGGATGAGCTGGAAGATTTGACGGCGATTTACGAGAAATACGCGTCTCCTTTCCTGAAGGAAATTCTCAATCAAGACGGTCCGGCCGCGCTTTCGTCCGCCACGTTCGGCGGCAAGCTGATGGCGATTCCGAATACCGGCTCCTCGATGGACGGAGCGGGCATGATCTGGATCCGCAAAGATTGGCTCGACAAGCTCGGCCTGCAGCCGCCGCAAACGATGGCTGACGTGCTGGCGATCTCCGACGCGTTCACGACGAAGGATCCGGACGGCAACGGCAAAGCCGATACTTATGGCATCGCGATGAACAAAGACCTGTACGGCGGCTTCGCTGATATTACGGGAATCATGAACAGCTACCACGCGTACCCGAAATCCTGGATCAAGGACGCCAGCGGCAATCTGGTGTACGGCAGCATCCAGCCTGAGATGAAGACGGCGCTCGGCGTATTGCAAGAGCTGTATAAGAAAGGTCAGATCGACAAGGAGTTCGGCGTTAAAGACGGCGGCAAAGAAGCGGAGCTGACGGCATCGGGCAAAATCGGCATGCAGTTCGGCCAGATGTGGAACCCGCTGTGGCCGCTCGTCGACAGCAAGAAGAACGATCCGAACGCGCAGTGGCAGTCGTATCCGCTCGCTTCGGCCGACGATAAACCGGTAACGCCGCAGGTCGGCTTCTCCGTGGGCCAATATTTTGCCGTGAAGAAGGGTGCCGAGCATCCGGAAGCGCTGCTGAAGATGCTCAACCTGTTCGTGGAAACCGGCTGGGGCGAAACGACGACGCCGGAAAACTACGCCGCGTATTTCACGGGCGACGGCTTCGAGAAGTTCAAAATGATGCCGTTCCAAGCATGGCCGGCGCGTAAAAACCTGGATATCCACCTACACGTTACGGCTGCGCTCGACAGCAAGGACACGTCCGCTCTCAATCCGGAAGAGAAGGATAACCATGACAAAATCCTTTCCTGGATCGACGGCTCCAGCAAAGAGCCTCTGAACTGGGCGTATGAGCGCGTATTCGGCAAGGAAGGCTCGTTCAAGATCATTAACCAATACGTCAGCGGCAACATGCTGCAGCTGACCGGGTTCTACGGCGCTCCGACGCCTGCGATGGTCGAGAAGGAATCAAATTTACAAAAAAGAGAGCTGGAGACGTTCACGAAGATCATTATGGGCGACTCGCTCGATACGTTCGATAAATTCGTCGAGGAGTGGAAGAAGCTCGGCGGCGACGAAATTACGCAAGAAGTGAACGAGTGGGCGAAGAACCATTAAGCTGGGCTGACTAGTGATCATGATGCAGGGCGGGGGAAGCGGCGTCTTCCCCCTTTTTATTGAATCCGCGATGCATGGACCATGCTTTGGGGCAGGGAGGGAACGCTATTGTCGTTTAAAAAATGGGCCGGGCAGCTTCCGCTGCACCTGATGATTTTGCCGGGACTTATCCTCATTCTCATTTACAGCTACGGGCCGATGTTCGGCTTCATTATCGCGTTTGAGAAGTTCTCGCCCGCTAAGGGCATCTTCGGCTCCAAGTGGGCCGGCTTGGACAACTTCCGCTATGTGCTGGAAATGCCGGAATCGACCCGAATTATTCTCAACACGATTTACATTGCCATTATGAAAATCATCGTGGGCTTGTTCGCCCCTATTGTCACCGCCTTGCTGCTGAACGAGGTGCGCAAGGAGCTTTTCAAGCGAGGCATTCAAACGATCATTTATTTGCCGCACTTTCTGTCGTGGATTATTCTCGGGGGCATTCTGATCGACATCCTGTCGCCGACAAGCGGGATCGTCAATCAGGTGCTGGGCTGGGTCGGCATCGAGCCGATTTATTTTCTGGGCGACAACAGCTGGTTCCGGTACGTGCTCGTCGCGACGGATACGTGGAAGGAGTTCGGGTTTAACACCATCGTGTATTTAGCGGCGTTAACGAGCATCAATCCGACGCTTTACGAGGCGGCGATCGTGGACGGCGCGGGCAGATGGAAGCAGACGCTGCACGTGACTCTGCCGGGGATGGCGTCGATCATCGTCTTGTTAATGACCTTAAGCTTAGGAAACGTGCTGAACGCCGGGTTTGACCAGGTGTTTAATTTATATAGCCCGCAGGTGTACGAGACCGGGGATATTATCGACACCTTCGTGTATCGCATCGGCCTGATCGATGCGCAGTACGGGGTGGCGACGGCGGTAGGGATATTCAAGTCGGTCGTGTCGCTCATCTTTATCTCGACGTCGTACTATCTGGCGTATCGGTTCGCCAAATATCGCATTTTCTGATGAGGGAGTGAGCGGGGATGCTGGAGCATTACACGTTAAGCCGCAGAGTGTTCTTATCCTTTAACTATGTCTTTCTAGCCTGCCTCGGCATTCTGTGCGTTCTGCCAATCATTCACGTGCTCGCGATATCGTTCAGCTCCAGCGCGGCTGCCCAAGCCGGATACGTCAAGCTGTGGCCGGTCGAATTTACGATGAGCTCGTACGACTATGTCATGAAGAAGCCGGCGTTCTTCAAATCCATTCTCGTGACGCTGAAGCGGGTCGGGCTCGGGGTGCCGTTTAACATGCTGCTCACCGTGCTGATCGCCTATCCGCTGGCGAAGGAAGCGAAGAAGTTCGCGATGCGGACCGTGTACGCCTGGGTGTTCGTCGTGACGATTCTGTTCAGCGGCGGCTTGATTCCGCTGTACATGACGATCAAGTACACCGGCATTATGGATACGGTATGGGCGATGGTACTGCCGGGCGCGGTGCCGGTGTTCAACGTCATCTTGTTATTGAACTTCTTCCGCGGCTTGCCGAAGGAGCTGGAGGAGGCGGCTTTCATCGACGGCGCGGGGCATTGGACGACGCTGTGGAAGGTGTTCATTCCGCTGTCGCTGCCGGCGCTGGCCACGATTACGCTGTTCGCGACCGTCAACCATTGGAACTCCTGGTTCGACGGGCTGATCTTCATGAACTCGCCGGATCATTATCCGCTGCAGAGCTATCTGCAGACGGTCGTCATCAACCGCGACCTGACGCTGATGTCCTCCGCGGACATGAAGTCGCTGACCGAGGTCAACGACCGCACGGCCAAGGCGGCGCAGATTTTCCTTGGTGCTCTGCCGATTTTGCTGGTGTATCCGTTCCTGCAGCGGTTCTTTATGAAGGGGATCGTGCTGGGGAGCGTGAAGGAGTAGATTATGGTAAGGGAAAGAGCCTTCCGTGGCGTTGCGGGAGGCTCTTTTTTGCGTTGCTACGGGGGGCGGTGCGGCTAACGAACTCAGATGAGCTTATTTGCCGGGAAATCGGCCTTTCGCCACGCTAACGAACTCCAGCGGCGTTATTTGGCGGAAATCGGGCCGTTTGAGCTTGTTTTGGCGGGAATAGCGTTTCTGAGGTTCGTTAGCCCGGCGGGAAGGGGGGATTTTGGCGGAATAAGCGCTACGGGGTTCGTTAGAGGCGAAACGGTATTTCGTAGAGACAAGGTTTT
It includes:
- a CDS encoding S66 family peptidase; this encodes MQYPVLREGATIGVTAPSSGLEANLYHLVERVRERLETEGFQIRIGDTTWTQNKAKSAPAAKRAQEFNAMIQDAGIDLIIPPWGGELLIEMVEQVGFDKLPCKWVLGYSDLSVLLLAITLKTGIATAHGSNLVDLRGETRDELTAMWQAVLSTGAGGSVVQHSSSFYQKEWQHDHPNVFNLTEPTCWRTMMPDGGAALGRLQLQGRLLGGCIDVIRHLIGTPYGDVKAFREAYIPGEPVLWYLENCELNTADVRRSLVQMKLAGWFEHCSGILFGRSPANRPVENYAIEDVYADLAQELGLPVIYDIDCGHVPPQMTLINGAYAEVEVEAEAGRGTVKQHFS
- a CDS encoding NUDIX hydrolase; its protein translation is MQGYNCLMIYSPEMDRLLMCTRLKDPYKGLSNLVGGKIEPGEAGIDAAYRELAEETGITADDVVLKHLMDFTYYVQDCYVEVYAGRLKHEVDIAGDENELYWSDLDRDFFDMSLYAGEGNIGHMIEQVKMSKELFL
- a CDS encoding phytanoyl-CoA dioxygenase family protein, coding for MFLTLTEQERATGVLEQEKIEIAVEQIRKNGYIAFEKVLTDEQVQELKDSFLPIFNEYIDRNGYNTGTNRAQMFLPFLRPFTNDYMVANPFAMPVLKGILGEGVRCTYFASDTACPGSDYQNVHSDLPPLFPDLGVALPAYALVLNIPLVDVHEDNGPLEVWPGGTHLDPESTKHTSIDGEMLRAAKGMYSEKVYMPAGSIVIRDIRMWHRGTPNRTQENRTNIALAYHTDWYGAGGSIHVPQEEYDIASKEVKHLFRTERIGVPTKMPWEW
- a CDS encoding LLM class flavin-dependent oxidoreductase, yielding MTYSIDIPLSVLDLAPVIEGGTPGDAFRNTLELAQHAERLGYNRYWLAEHHNMAGIASSATSVVIGYVAGGTKTIRVGSGGIMLPNHAPLVIAEQFGTLESMYPGRIDLGLGRAPGSDQTTARALRRDLATHGQDFPELLAELRAFFQPPADAVRPVRATPGEGLNVPIWLLGSSGFSAKLAGELGLPFSFASHFAPEYLMPAIHLYRSNFRPSEALAKPYVMIGINIVAADTDEEARYLATSQQQQFLSLIRGNPGKLKPPIDDMDELWLPHEREALQSKFKYAIAGSKAAIAARLQEIRSETMADELIVTSQIYDHAARLRSYELLAEAAGLTGRS
- a CDS encoding sensor histidine kinase, translating into MAALNVLKRLASLSILPKLVLTFLVTLTPLYIISWKMNETGSSHIQKEISDSLVSRTSLYMNILEFDIDSAIRQLQELVNDDDLLKLTSSSEVMSEIEKMQSQLRLKSRLDALKKSSKFVENAIAFIPSMNRTVSANTNIIGPFDEEQFFALAKSTNRFESPFLLWKDRIFISIPYPDPAVSSRQKPFFLLAIEISRRELGMVLQEFTNEGGHTALVGNKQPFIIAGGAGAVDEALIQNFQQSEANGEAEEGKLQTVEFKDESYLVVSNHSTRLDMSLLMYVPESKVTASLQVYRFWFYVLSGVSVLLVLLFSYSIYLIIHQPLKRLVRSFRRIEQGHFNLEVHYPLQDEFGYLYGQFNGMVKRLDVLVHEVYEQRYLARLAELRHLQSQINPHFLYNSYFILYRMAQQRDHDNVIYFTKHLGEYFQYITRDGSDEVPLASEIHHARTYAEIQSIRFSERIMVEFEEVPDELRDFPVPRLIVQPIIENAYNHGLENKRRGGLITVVFSQKPGAIEISITDNGDNMDEEKVRELQSGLLDKAQPTEHTGLLNVHRRIIIKYGGGGLTLSLGEERGLKVTMTIPREAHARHEPLVDCG
- a CDS encoding response regulator — its product is MNRLLIVDDEKFTVDGLYEMIEDTPGLELDIYRAYSPEEALEWLSRTKIDIVLSDVRMPGMTGLELQQRIVAQWPRCKIIFLTGIHNLETAQLAIRTGSIDYILKTEGDEAIIRSIRKAIDSLAAESESQQFMLQAREQMSRALPLLHRDWLIEVLEPHAAHPPVTDEKLSELNIPLQAGLPVIPLIGRVDRWGDEGYHDRALLLYAVQNIASEYYSSLAVFTTSLDMHHFVCLLQPAGGADPERLRDAVSFAQGTMESIQQTCGKLLKLPVSLICAAQPASWKQLPRVYEGMKKRLLVGLGSKDRMLLIQDEREESGQPHAALPPLRTLTAQLERLLEDGGEEEFAEVVKHYIALPNQFADYALVYYAIANLLLSQLTQLGEEHSGEGGLKDEADVDTLMNLSAHQTRESALRYLLKTASSVYARRKSMQNERTHQIIARLQQYIRSNLGGDLSLTSLSEIVYLNPAYLSVLYKQQTGTNLSEYIAELRLEKAMELLTATPLKIHEIADRVGFETSGYFIRFFKKRIQLTPQEYRARE
- a CDS encoding extracellular solute-binding protein, encoding MRTPYKWTAALLMTFILATVTACGNGGNNNNNANTSDSTGNTTTNTDTATNNAAADNGNAATNEEAAPAVDGKYDPAIDVTSVRIINDTYKFMEGESIENNMWTKLLSEKLGINVKYDWVVSGDQPGGQGEQKMNVSIASGDLPELIPVNAKQLKQLQEADELEDLTAIYEKYASPFLKEILNQDGPAALSSATFGGKLMAIPNTGSSMDGAGMIWIRKDWLDKLGLQPPQTMADVLAISDAFTTKDPDGNGKADTYGIAMNKDLYGGFADITGIMNSYHAYPKSWIKDASGNLVYGSIQPEMKTALGVLQELYKKGQIDKEFGVKDGGKEAELTASGKIGMQFGQMWNPLWPLVDSKKNDPNAQWQSYPLASADDKPVTPQVGFSVGQYFAVKKGAEHPEALLKMLNLFVETGWGETTTPENYAAYFTGDGFEKFKMMPFQAWPARKNLDIHLHVTAALDSKDTSALNPEEKDNHDKILSWIDGSSKEPLNWAYERVFGKEGSFKIINQYVSGNMLQLTGFYGAPTPAMVEKESNLQKRELETFTKIIMGDSLDTFDKFVEEWKKLGGDEITQEVNEWAKNH
- a CDS encoding ABC transporter permease, which gives rise to MLWGREGTLLSFKKWAGQLPLHLMILPGLILILIYSYGPMFGFIIAFEKFSPAKGIFGSKWAGLDNFRYVLEMPESTRIILNTIYIAIMKIIVGLFAPIVTALLLNEVRKELFKRGIQTIIYLPHFLSWIILGGILIDILSPTSGIVNQVLGWVGIEPIYFLGDNSWFRYVLVATDTWKEFGFNTIVYLAALTSINPTLYEAAIVDGAGRWKQTLHVTLPGMASIIVLLMTLSLGNVLNAGFDQVFNLYSPQVYETGDIIDTFVYRIGLIDAQYGVATAVGIFKSVVSLIFISTSYYLAYRFAKYRIF
- a CDS encoding carbohydrate ABC transporter permease, encoding MLEHYTLSRRVFLSFNYVFLACLGILCVLPIIHVLAISFSSSAAAQAGYVKLWPVEFTMSSYDYVMKKPAFFKSILVTLKRVGLGVPFNMLLTVLIAYPLAKEAKKFAMRTVYAWVFVVTILFSGGLIPLYMTIKYTGIMDTVWAMVLPGAVPVFNVILLLNFFRGLPKELEEAAFIDGAGHWTTLWKVFIPLSLPALATITLFATVNHWNSWFDGLIFMNSPDHYPLQSYLQTVVINRDLTLMSSADMKSLTEVNDRTAKAAQIFLGALPILLVYPFLQRFFMKGIVLGSVKE